The sequence GCCGGCGGCGACGACGCCCCCGACGTGGTGTCCTCCTTCACCACCAACAACGTCGGCATGTTCTGTTCGACCAAGGCCTTCGTCGACCTCAAGCCGCTGCTGGCCAAGGACGGCATCGACGCCGCCAAGACCTTCCCGGCCGCGATGCTCAACTACACGCAGTTCCAGGGCAACCAGTGCTCCCTGCCGCTGCTCGGCGACGCCTTCGGCCTGTACTACAACAAGAAGGCCTTCGCCGACGCGGGCATCACCAACCCGCCGAAGACCTTCACCGAGTTCGCCGAGGTCGCCAACAAGCTCACCGTCCCCGAGGGCGACGGCTACAAGCAGCTCGGCTTCATGCCGCTGTACCACGGCTACGAGTCGACCACCGAGCACTTCCTCGGCCAGTACGGCCCCACGTACTTCGACTCCGCCGGCAAGTCCACCGTCGCCACCGACCCGAAGGTCGCCGCGATGATGAAGTGGCAGAAGAGCATGGTCGACAAGCTCGGCGGCTACGACAAGCTGGAGAAGTACCGCGCCACCTTCGGCGAGGAGTTCAGCGCCAAGAACCCGTTCCACACCGGCCAGGTCGCGATGGCCATCGACGGCGAGTGGCGCACCGCCTCGCTCGCCACCGACAAGCCGGACTTCGACTGGGCGACCGCGCCGTTCCCGGTGCCGGACGACCAGCAGGACACCTACGGCCGCGGCTACCAGACCGGCACCATCGTCGGCATCGCCAGCACCAGCAAGAAGCAGGCCGCCGCCTGGGAATTCGTGAAGTTCCTGACCACCGACACCGACGCGGTCGTCTCCTTCGCCAACGCGATCCACAACGTGCCGAGCACCTTCGCCGCGCTGGAGTCGCCGAAGCTGGTCGCCGACGAGAACTTCAAGACCTTCGTGAACATCGCCAAGCACGCCAGCTCCGGCACCACGCCGGCCGTCGTCAACGGCGGCGGCTACCTGGTCTCCGTGCAGAACCTCGGCTACGACTACGAGTCCGGCAAGCAGACCGACCTCACGGCCGGCCTCGCCGCCACCGCCAAGGAGATCGACGCCGCCATCGCCCAGGCCAAGTAGCGCGCACCCCGCACCCCGCACGCCCGGCCCGTCCTCGGAGCTCCCATGTCACTCGCGTCCGCCACCCGCAAGGGGGCCGGAGCGACCGCCCCGGCGGCGCCTCCCGTGCAGCAGCTGCTGCGCCGGAAGCGCCGCCGGGCGGCGGCCCGCACCCTCGCCTTCCTCTCCCCCTGGCTGATCGGGTTCAGCGTCTTCTTCCTGTACCCGCTGATCTCGACGATCTACTTCTCGTTCACCAAGTACAACGGCTTCGGCTCGCCCACCTTCACCGGCCTGAAGAACTGGGACTACGTCTTCAACGACCTCCCGGCGTTCTGGCAGGGCCTGCGCAACACCCTGTGGCTGGTCGTCGTCATGGTGAGCCTGCGGGTGGCGTTCGGTCTCGGCATCGGGCTGCTGATCACCAAGATCAAGACCGGGGTCGGCTTCTTCCGCACCGCCTTCTACCTGCCGTACCTGGCCCCGCCGGTGGCCGCCACCGTCGCCTTCGCCTTCCTGCTCAACCCCGGCACCGGCCCGGTGAACCACTTCCTCGGCGAGATCGGACTGCCGCAGCCCGGCTGGTTCGCCGACCCGAACTGGTCGAAGCCCGCGCTCACCCTGCTCGCCATGTGGGGCGTCGGCGACCTGATGGTCATCTTCATGGCCTCCCTGCTGGACGTCCCGAAGGAGCAGTACGAGGCCGCCGAGCTCGACGGGGCCGGCCCGTTCCAGAAGTTCCGCTACGTCACCCTGCCGAACATCTCGCCGATCATCATGTTCGCGGTGGTCACCGGCGTCATCCAGACCATGCAGTACTACACGCAGGCGTTCGTCGCCGGGCGGGTCGCCGCCGGCAACGCCGGCAACTCCGGCCAGCAGTTCGAGCCCGGCTACCCGAACGGCTCCACCTGGACCCTGCCGCAGATGGTCTACAACCTCGGCTTCCAGCGCTTCAACTACGGCGCGGCGTGCGTCGTGGCCCTGGTGCTGTTCGTCATCTCGATGGCCGTGACCTCGGTGCTGATGCGCCGCAAGTCCGGCTTCATGGCCAGCGACGACTAGCGGCCCAGTGAGGACACGATCATGACTCTCAGCTCGACCCTCCCCTCCGAGGCCCCCGGGAAGCGGACCGGCCGGGGCGCCACCCGCGGCCCCGTCACCGCCGCCGAGCGGGTCGCCCGCCGGCGCGCGCTGCTCAACTGGGTGGCCGTCCACTCGCTGGCGATCGCCGCCGGCCTCTTCTTCCTGCTGCCGTTCGTCTTCGTCTTCCTCACCTCGGTGATGACCGACAGCCAGGCACTCACCACCGACTACTGGCCCACCTCCTGGAACTGGGGCAACTACGGCAAGGTCTGGAACACCCCCGGCTTCCTGACCTGGTGGCGCAACACCCTGCTCTACGCGCTCGCCGGCACCGTGCTGACCATCGTCTCCAGCCTGCCGGTCGCCTACGCGCTCGCGAAGTTCCGCTTCCGCGGCCGCAACCTGGCGATGATGGCGGTCATCTCGATGATGATGCTGCCGCCGCAGGTCACCATCATCCCGATGTACCTGTTCTGGGCGAAGCAGCTGGGCCTCGGCGGCTCGCTCTGGCCGCTGATCATCCCGATGGCCTTCGGCGACGCCTTCTCGATCTTCCTGCTGCGGCAGTTCCTGCTGACCATCCCCAAGGAGTACATCGAGGCGGCCCGGATCGACGGCTGCGGCGAACTCCGCACCCTGCTGCGGGTGGTGCTGCCGATGGCCAAGCCGGCCATCGCCGCCGTCGCGCTGTTCCAGTTCTTCTACTGCTGGAACGACTACTTCGGCCCGCAGATCTACGCCAGCAGCAACCACGACGCCTGGACCCTCTCCTACGGACTGGAGTCCTTCAAGGGCGCCCACCACACCAACTGGAACCTCACCATGGCCGCCACCCTGCTGGTGATGGCCCCGGTGATCGTCCTCTTCTTCTTCGCACAGAAGGCCTTCATCGAAGGCGTGACACTGACAGGGGTCAAGGGCTGATGTCCGCACTCAAGCTGGCCATCATCGGCGGCGGTTCTACGTACACCCCGGAGCTGATCGACGGCTTCGCCCGGCTCCGGGACACCCTTCCGATCGGCGAACTCGTCCTCGTCGACCCGGCCGCCGACCGGCTGGAGCTGATCGGCGGGCTGGCCCGGCGGATCTTCGCCAAGCAGGGCCACGGCGCGGTCGTCACCACGACCACCGACATCGAGGCCGGCGTCGCGGACGCCGACGCGGTGCTGCTGCAGCTGCGGGTCGGCGGACAGGCCGCCCGCGACAAGGACGAGACCTGGCCGCTGGAGTGCGGCTGCGTCGGCCAGGAGACCACCGGCGCTGGTGGCCTCGCCAAGGCGCTGCGCACCGTCCCGGTGGTGCTCGACATCGCCGAGAAGGTCCGCCGCGCCAACCCGGACGCCTGGATCGTCGACTTCACCAACCCGGTCGGCATCGTCACCCGCGCGCTCCGGAACGCCGGCCACAAGGCCGTCGGCCTGTGCAACGTGGCCATCGGCTTCCAGCGCCGCTTCGCCAAGCACCTCGGGGTCGACCCGGAGCTGGTCCGCCTCGACCACGTCGGCCTCAACCACCTCAGCTGGGAGCGCGGCGTCACCCTGCTGGACGCGCCCGGCGCGGCCGGCGGCCGGGAGGTGCTGCCGGAACTGCTCGCCGGTTTCGGCAAGGAGATCGCCGACGACATCCGGCTGCCGCAGCGGGTGGTCGAGCGGCTCGGCGTCGTGCCGTCCTACTACCTGCGGTACTTCTACCAGCACGACCTGGTGGTGGAGGAGCTGAAGGTCAAGGGCTCCCGGGCCGCCGAGGTCGCCGAGATCGAGCGGCAGCTGCTGGAGCTGTACGCCGACCCGGCCCTCGACACCAAGCCGGAGCTGCTCGACCGGCGCGGCGGCGCGTTCTACTCCGAGGCGGCGGTGCAGCTCATCGCCGCCCTGCTCGGCACCGGCGGCGGGACCTCGGTGCAGGTGGTGAACACCCGCAACGACGGAGTGCTGCCGTTCCTGCCCGACGACGCCGTGATCGAGGTGCCGGCCGAGGTCGACGCGGCGGGCGTGCGCCCGCTGCCGCAGCGCCCGCTGGAGCCGCTGTACGCCGGCCTGGTCGCCGCCGTCACCTCCTACGAGCACCTGGCCCTGGACGCCGCCCTGCGCGGCGGTCGCGACCGGGTCTTCGACGCACTGCTCGCCCACCCGCTGGTCGGCCAGATCGAACTCGCCGACCGGCTCACGGACCGGCTGCTCGCCCACAACCGCGAGCACCTCGCCTGGGCCTGACCCGCCCGGCCTCCGTGCCGGTCCCGTCCCGGCGCCGGACCGGGCCTCGGTCCCCCGGCCCGCACTCCGTGGGGGGAGTGCGGGCCGGGCCTCCCGCGGCCCGGCGCCCGGCGCCCGGCGGAGACCGGGAGGAGAAGCCATCCCCGGCCGGGAAAGACCCCCGGCCGGGCCACGTACGACGAGCCGCGGGGACCCGATGACCCACCAGCCCGAACCACACCTGCCCGGCGTCCTCGCCATCGACGCCGGCAACTCCAAGACCGACGTCGCCCTCGTCGGCGCCGACGGCCGTGTTCTCGGCTCCGCCCGGGGCGGCGGCTTCACACCGCAGAAGACCGGCGGCGCCGCCGCCGTGGCCGGCCTCGCCCCGCTGGTCGAGGAGGCCGCCGCGGCCGCCGGGCTGACCGGCTGGACCGGCCCGCTGACCAGCCACGTCAGCGCCTGCCTGGCCAACGCCGACCTCCCGGTCGAGGAGGAGGCGCTGCGGGTGGCGCTGGAGTCCCACCCCTGGGGCGTCAGCAACACCGTCGTGAACGACACCTTCGGCCTGCTGCGGGCCGGCACCGACGGCCCGCGCGGGGTCGCCGTCGTCTGCGGCGCCGGCATCAACTGCGTCGGACTGCTGCCGGACGGCCGTACCGCCCGCTTCCCCGCCCTCGGCGAGCTCACCGGCGACTGGGGCGGCGGCGCGGGCCTGGCCGTCAGCAGCATGTGGCACGCCGTCCGCGCGGAGGACGGGCGCGGCGGGCCGACCGCGCTCGCGCCCGCGATCGCCGAGCACTTCGGCCTGCCCAGCGCCGGTGCCGTCGCCGAGGCCGTCCATCTCGGCCACCTGCCGTTCGCCCGGCTGCACGAGATCGTGCGGGTGCTGTTCGCGGTCGCCGGGGAGGGCGACCGGGCGGCGCTGGAGCTGATCGACCGGCAGGCCGACGAGATCACCCGGCTGGCGCTGGTCGCCCTGCGCCGCCTCGACCTGCTGGACACGCCGACGCCGGTGGTGCTCGGCGGCGGAGTGCTGGCCGCCCGGCAGTCACTGCTGCTGGACAACCTGACGGCGCGCCTGGCCCGGGAGGCACCGCTCGCCGAGCCCCGGATCGTCGTCGCGCCGCCGGTGCTGGGCGCGGTCCTGCTGGGCCTGGACCACCTGCGGGCCGGGCCGCAGGCGCAGGAGCGGGTGCGGCGGGCCTACGACCCGGCGCACTCCGTGGCCGCGTAGCCCCGCTCCGTCCGCTCCGTCCGCTCCGTCCGCCCTCCGTCCTCCGTCCCCGCCGGGCCCGCACGCCCGGCGGGGACGGTCCTGTGTACGGGCGATCGTGCGTACGGGCGGTCCTGGGTACGCGCGGTCGTACGTCCGGGGCGGTCGTACGTCCGGGGCGGTCGCGCGTCCGGGGCGGAAACGGTGGACGGCGGATTCGGTGGAGCGGAACCGGTCGGACGGATTCCACCTGTACGCGGGTGTCTCCTCCGGTCACGTTCCTGGAAGACTCGTCCCATGACCGCGCCCCGCCGCCTCCTCCTCGCCGTGCTGCTCTGCTGCGCCGTCACCACCGGCCTCGCCGCCTGCACCCCGATCGACGAGGACCCGACCCTGGCGATGTCCTCCGACGAGGTCGGCGACGTGCGCGACGCCGAGGACGCCGACGACACCGAGGACGCCGCGGAGGACTGGTACCCGGACACCGAGGAGTACTGGGCGGCCCCCGAGGCCGGGGCCGACCTCGACCTCGCCTCCCCGGCCGCCTCCCCCGCCGGCGTCTCCCCCACCGCCGTCTCCCCCACCGCCTGCGAGACCGGGGCCGGTCGCCGGGTGGTCCAGGTCCTCGACGTCCGGGACGGCCGGCTGAGCGTCCGCCCGGTGTCCCCGGGCTGCCCCGCCGACGCCGAACCGGCCGACCTCGCCCTGGCGGCGCACGCCACCGCCACCCTGGTCGACCTCCCGCACGACGAGCCGGCCAAGGAGGTCCAGCTGCCCGTCCTGCTGGACCACCTCGACACCTGTCTGTCCGGCGGCGAGCCCGAACCCCCCTACGCCTGCTACGGCGACACCTACGACCTGGTCGTGGACGCCCGCGGCCGGATCACCCGGATCCGGGAGCTGCGGGCGTCCTCCTGAGCCGTCCTGCCGGGCCGTCCGGGGCGGTCCTGCGGGGCGGTCCTGCGGGCGGCGGGACCGGCCTCCGGACGGCGGGGCTTGACCTCATCCGCGGTTGAGGTTGTCGGATGGGGACGTGACCCGGACGCCCGGTCGCCCGACCGGCGCGTGACGGATCGCGACCGGTCCGAGCCACGCGGTCGATGCCCAGTCAGCGGCGTGGTCCAGGACCGGTCCGTCCCGGGGGCCGCCTCCGATCTCCTGCGATCGTGCCAGGAGGCGGCCCCCTCCTCCGTCCCCGGGCCCGACCGGGCCACCGGGTCAGGGCCACCGGACCGGTCTGCCGAACCGGTCCGCCGAATCCGGTCGACAGGACCGGCGCGGGTGGCGCAGAGTCAGGACGCATGACCGACCTCGCCGGACTCCCGCCGCTCCCCGCCCAGTACCGGTCCGCCCCGGCCGCCGTCGCCGACGCCCCCGCCGTCGCCCGGCTGGTCTCCGCCTGCGAGCGCGACCTGCTCGGCCGGCCCGAGAGCACGCCGGGCGAGGTCGCCGCCGACCTCGCGCACCCCGGCCTCGACCCCGCCCGGGACACCCTGCTGGTG comes from Streptomyces sp. TLI_053 and encodes:
- a CDS encoding ABC transporter substrate-binding protein, which produces MQSTTSPARRSRRTLAAVTGSAVLALLATACTGSSDGGSGDDSASGKDVTITFWHGWSQDSEVKAINDNIAAFEKAHPNIHVKAVGNIADDKVNQALRAGGDDAPDVVSSFTTNNVGMFCSTKAFVDLKPLLAKDGIDAAKTFPAAMLNYTQFQGNQCSLPLLGDAFGLYYNKKAFADAGITNPPKTFTEFAEVANKLTVPEGDGYKQLGFMPLYHGYESTTEHFLGQYGPTYFDSAGKSTVATDPKVAAMMKWQKSMVDKLGGYDKLEKYRATFGEEFSAKNPFHTGQVAMAIDGEWRTASLATDKPDFDWATAPFPVPDDQQDTYGRGYQTGTIVGIASTSKKQAAAWEFVKFLTTDTDAVVSFANAIHNVPSTFAALESPKLVADENFKTFVNIAKHASSGTTPAVVNGGGYLVSVQNLGYDYESGKQTDLTAGLAATAKEIDAAIAQAK
- a CDS encoding sugar ABC transporter permease, encoding MSLASATRKGAGATAPAAPPVQQLLRRKRRRAAARTLAFLSPWLIGFSVFFLYPLISTIYFSFTKYNGFGSPTFTGLKNWDYVFNDLPAFWQGLRNTLWLVVVMVSLRVAFGLGIGLLITKIKTGVGFFRTAFYLPYLAPPVAATVAFAFLLNPGTGPVNHFLGEIGLPQPGWFADPNWSKPALTLLAMWGVGDLMVIFMASLLDVPKEQYEAAELDGAGPFQKFRYVTLPNISPIIMFAVVTGVIQTMQYYTQAFVAGRVAAGNAGNSGQQFEPGYPNGSTWTLPQMVYNLGFQRFNYGAACVVALVLFVISMAVTSVLMRRKSGFMASDD
- a CDS encoding carbohydrate ABC transporter permease — protein: MTLSSTLPSEAPGKRTGRGATRGPVTAAERVARRRALLNWVAVHSLAIAAGLFFLLPFVFVFLTSVMTDSQALTTDYWPTSWNWGNYGKVWNTPGFLTWWRNTLLYALAGTVLTIVSSLPVAYALAKFRFRGRNLAMMAVISMMMLPPQVTIIPMYLFWAKQLGLGGSLWPLIIPMAFGDAFSIFLLRQFLLTIPKEYIEAARIDGCGELRTLLRVVLPMAKPAIAAVALFQFFYCWNDYFGPQIYASSNHDAWTLSYGLESFKGAHHTNWNLTMAATLLVMAPVIVLFFFAQKAFIEGVTLTGVKG
- a CDS encoding 6-phospho-beta-glucosidase; this encodes MSALKLAIIGGGSTYTPELIDGFARLRDTLPIGELVLVDPAADRLELIGGLARRIFAKQGHGAVVTTTTDIEAGVADADAVLLQLRVGGQAARDKDETWPLECGCVGQETTGAGGLAKALRTVPVVLDIAEKVRRANPDAWIVDFTNPVGIVTRALRNAGHKAVGLCNVAIGFQRRFAKHLGVDPELVRLDHVGLNHLSWERGVTLLDAPGAAGGREVLPELLAGFGKEIADDIRLPQRVVERLGVVPSYYLRYFYQHDLVVEELKVKGSRAAEVAEIERQLLELYADPALDTKPELLDRRGGAFYSEAAVQLIAALLGTGGGTSVQVVNTRNDGVLPFLPDDAVIEVPAEVDAAGVRPLPQRPLEPLYAGLVAAVTSYEHLALDAALRGGRDRVFDALLAHPLVGQIELADRLTDRLLAHNREHLAWA
- a CDS encoding BadF/BadG/BcrA/BcrD ATPase family protein, with protein sequence MTHQPEPHLPGVLAIDAGNSKTDVALVGADGRVLGSARGGGFTPQKTGGAAAVAGLAPLVEEAAAAAGLTGWTGPLTSHVSACLANADLPVEEEALRVALESHPWGVSNTVVNDTFGLLRAGTDGPRGVAVVCGAGINCVGLLPDGRTARFPALGELTGDWGGGAGLAVSSMWHAVRAEDGRGGPTALAPAIAEHFGLPSAGAVAEAVHLGHLPFARLHEIVRVLFAVAGEGDRAALELIDRQADEITRLALVALRRLDLLDTPTPVVLGGGVLAARQSLLLDNLTARLAREAPLAEPRIVVAPPVLGAVLLGLDHLRAGPQAQERVRRAYDPAHSVAA